The following proteins are encoded in a genomic region of Thermococcus henrietii:
- a CDS encoding DUF257 family protein — protein sequence MRVTVSELMNLIAPGETVLVEYTTSYVPEFALKLLADYTKGEGMPFVIDDNFDSLYTILEHCNILGLDVDLDHAVVFKTGGRRLVGGTVRKVDFHPDPRVLLRNYEKVFTNEFGTLEKPAVNLTLGVENLLYFVRDVRDFYRFLLGLQRYVGDRRRKAIYLVHRGLVGALPPYIMPEMRRLATSVWVLQSYSTGVLVSIVKSPSFELIGREFTIDVGGVFGGGT from the coding sequence ATGAGGGTCACCGTATCGGAACTGATGAACCTTATTGCACCCGGTGAAACCGTGTTGGTTGAGTACACGACCTCTTACGTACCTGAGTTTGCCTTAAAGTTGCTGGCGGATTATACTAAGGGGGAGGGAATGCCCTTTGTGATAGACGACAACTTTGACAGCCTTTACACGATTCTTGAGCACTGCAACATACTCGGTCTCGACGTTGACCTCGACCACGCGGTTGTTTTTAAAACCGGGGGAAGGAGGTTGGTTGGAGGAACCGTTAGGAAGGTTGATTTCCATCCGGACCCGAGGGTTCTACTGAGGAACTACGAGAAGGTCTTCACGAACGAGTTCGGAACTCTTGAAAAGCCTGCAGTAAACCTGACACTCGGAGTTGAGAATCTCCTCTATTTTGTTAGGGACGTTCGAGACTTCTACCGCTTCCTTCTCGGCCTTCAGCGCTACGTGGGTGATAGGCGGAGGAAAGCCATTTACCTCGTTCACAGGGGGCTCGTTGGAGCACTGCCCCCTTACATAATGCCGGAGATGAGGCGCCTTGCCACGAGCGTTTGGGTGTTGCAGAGCTATTCCACCGGCGTGCTCGTCTCGATAGTTAAGAGCCCCTCCTTTGAACTCATTGGCAGGGAGTTCACGATTGACGTTGGGGGTGTCTTCGGTGGAGGGACCTAA